Genomic DNA from Taurinivorans muris:
AAAGACCCATGTCTTATGGTCGATGACAGCATGGTTTTCCCTGTTGAATTTCTTCGCAAGCAGTTTTTCGGCAAGCGCCATGCCCACAGCCGTGGCGATACCCTGACCGAGCGGACCGGTTCCTATGTCGACCCCTGCGGTTCTTTCAATTTCGGGGTGTCCCGGAGTTTTTGAGTGGAGCTGGCGGAAATTTTTAATGTCGTCCATGCTCAAATCATAGCCTGTCAGGTGCAAAAGGCTGTAAAGAAGCATTGAGGCGTGCCCGTTGGACAAAACAAAACGGTCACGGTTGAACCAGCGGGGATTTTTGGGGTTATGCTTATAGGCGAAACGCCATAAGGCTTCCGCCATGTTCGCCATGCCCATAGGCGCTCCGGGGTGGCCGGATTTTGATTTGTCAATGGCGTCCATTGTCAAGGCACGGATAGCATTTGCACATTCTTTGCGAAGTTCCATTGTTTTTCCTTATCGTATTGACGTTATATTGCTTCCTTTTGGAATGCCCGATGGCGGACATCGAAAGGAGGATAAGCAAAAAAGGCGGAGCCGGAAACCAAGACATCAGCGCCGGCTTTGCAGAGTTCTTTAGTATTTTCAGGCGTGACGCCTCCGTCGATTTGGATATGGCATTTCCTGCTGCCGAGCATTTTGCGGAGCGTATGGATTTTTTCATAGGTGGCGGGAATGAAGCTTTGTCCGCCGAAACCGGGGTTGACGCTCATAAGCAAAATCATATCCGTATCGTCAAGCACGTATTCGCAAACATTAAGAGGCGTTGCGGGGTTGAGGGCAAGACCCGCCCGCATGCCCAAACGGCGTATTTCTGCAAGGGTGCGCTGGATATGGTTTGTCGCTTCCGCGTGGATGACAAGCATGTCAGCCCCCGCTTTTTTGAAATCTTCAAGATAGCGTTCCGGTTTTTCAATCATAAGGTGGACATCGAAAAAAAGTTTTGATTTCGGGCGGAGCATTTTTATCACGTGCTGCCCAAAAGTGATGTTAGGCACGAATAAGCCGTCCATAACGTCCCAATGCACCCAAGAAAGCCCTGAATTTTCAAGGTCTTTGAGGGCTTGTTCAAGGTTGCCGAAATCAGCGGAAAGAAGGGAAGGGGATAAGATCATGGCATGTTCACCGATTGGAATTTAAAATGGTATGAAGTTGTTTTAATTCGCAAAATATTTCATGCAGGGTTTCTTTGTATTGGGAGCCGCTTTTTTCAAGGGGAAACCCGCTCGGAATAAGCGTGTTTTGTTCCAAAGGAAGCGTTATTTCGTCGACAAGAGGCTCGTTTGAACCTTTTAAGACTCTTTTGGCTCCGTTGATTGTCATGCCTTCCTGATAGAGCAAGGTATGGATTTTTTGCAGGATATGCATGTCTTTTTCAGAATAATAGCGTTGCCCCGTTTCTGTTCTTTTAGGGCGGATTTGGGGAAATTCGGATTCCCAAAAGCGCAGGACACTGGTTTTCACATTGAGAATTTTTGCGGCTTCGCCGATTCTGTATACTCGTGCCATGAAATTTCCTTATTGCTTTATGCAATAATTTTAGCTTTTTTTTATGTGCTTGGCTAGTAAAATTTTATTGTTTTTTTTTCATGATGCCGTTTTTGGGACGTCAACGCTCCGCAAAGGGGGCGTTGGAATTTTCTTTGCGGGGAGGGAGCGATAATAATGCTTGACAATATATATATATATAATTTTTTTAAAATTTTATTTTCATAAAGTTTTAAAAATTTTTTTATTGTGGGGTAAACAATGTATTGGAAAAAAGACATGTTAACCGTTTTTAAAAAAAGGAATTTTTTAAAAACGCTGGGTATGGGAACCATGGTTCTTTGCATGGGAGGAATGTGGGGTTTTACCGCAAATGCTGTTGTTGTGTATGATCATGAGGATAATTTCAGCATTGGTAATTATACTGAATCTGAAGAAATTATTTTTAAAAAAGGTTCTGCCTTGGAAATTGTTTCCGGAACATTTTCAGCAACCAATAATGTCACTATCGATTCAGGGTATGGTCATAATGGACCGGCAGTTATTCTCGGAAACGGCACGTTCCAACATACTCAAGGAACATTTCATGTTAATAAGGGCGCAATGCTTGGCTGGGTCAATGCCGCCGGCACGGTCAACAATTTAACTGCCGAGGGTTATGTATATCTCAGCAATTTTGCGGATTTGAAGACGACAGGGGATACCAAGTTTACAAAAGATTCCACCCTTTGGCTGGATTTCGGCAATTATAAAAATTTTGATGATGTTGATATTTTTAATACACTGCCTGCGAATGGTCCAGGAAGTGAAAGCGGTGCGATAATCGGCAGCGCCGGTTCCAAATTCATCATTGAAAACGGTGCCACATTGAGGATAACCAATGCTCAGGAAGGCACAAATTTCACTTTTGTGAAAGGGTATGACCAAATTGAGAAAGATGAGGGATTTGGAACGCAATTGGGTACAATGAAAGATATTAATCTTGTGATAAATACGCTTCTTGAAGCCACAGTCGTTGATTCCGCAGACGGCGAATTGACTCTTAAAATTGTTAGAAATGAAAACGCCTTGCCTGCCGGCAGCGTGGCGGGTTCCACAATTGATTTTGTCAACAGCTTGGGAAGCGACATTACCAATACGTCACACTCAAATGCGGGAACAAGATACCTTGCAAGGCTTTTCGACCCCAATTTCAATAGCGGAACAACAGCTGTGAGCGCGGCGAAAACAATCGAAGAAAACGCCCAGCTGAGCGCGGTGAGCGGCAGTGCCGGCACAGCCGTATACGCAGCGACCGGGGCTTCTCAAAACACCATGGGACGTATGGGAATAGGTTCTTCCGTGCAGGTTCAGACGGTGGCGAAGAAAAATGTTCTCATCGCCGACGCAAGCCCTGTTCCTTCCCTCGGTAACGTGTTTTTTGAAACCGTGCCCGGCTGGGACAAGGGCTTGGGGGTATGGTTCAATCCTATTTATCAGAACAGCCGCGTGCGTGATATGGAAAGCGGTTCTTCAAAAGCGGGATATAACGCCAATATCGGCGGAGCGAGCTTGGGATTTGACTATACGGCGGCTTATAATGACAAAACGGATATCCGCGTAGGCGTTCAGGTGCACGGCGGGGGAGGCAATTCCCATTCCGTGGACACAATATCCTATGCAAGCAATGATTCCGACTTTATCGGCGGCGGCATTTATGCGGGCGTCCGCCGCGAAATGGGAAGCGGGGCTTTATATGTTGCCGCTGATTTAAGTTATACCGCCACCAACAACGAAACAGAGGCGCACACAAACGTCGGCGGCATTGAAGCCGATGTTGACAGCAATACGTTTATGGCGGGACTCAGCGCCCAATATGATATCAATGTGAACTCTTTCATTGTCAGCCCCGGTATCGGCGTCAAATACATACATTTGAATACCGATGATTACCATTCCAAAGTTTTCGGCGAAGCCTTTTTCGACACGAAAATAGAAAGCCAGGATGTGTTAAGCATTCCCGTTTCCATCGGCATTGCGAAGAACTTCATTTTGAACAACGGCTGGAATATCAGCCCGTCAGCACGCTTGGGCGTGACATTCAACGCGGGGGATTTGGACTCCGACAGCATAAGCTATCTTGTCGGCACCAATGCGAACCCGCTCTCCCTGTCAACAACGGTGCTTGATGACGTTGTCGGAAACGGAAC
This window encodes:
- the rpe gene encoding ribulose-phosphate 3-epimerase, yielding MILSPSLLSADFGNLEQALKDLENSGLSWVHWDVMDGLFVPNITFGQHVIKMLRPKSKLFFDVHLMIEKPERYLEDFKKAGADMLVIHAEATNHIQRTLAEIRRLGMRAGLALNPATPLNVCEYVLDDTDMILLMSVNPGFGGQSFIPATYEKIHTLRKMLGSRKCHIQIDGGVTPENTKELCKAGADVLVSGSAFFAYPPFDVRHRAFQKEAI
- a CDS encoding autotransporter outer membrane beta-barrel domain-containing protein, whose translation is MYWKKDMLTVFKKRNFLKTLGMGTMVLCMGGMWGFTANAVVVYDHEDNFSIGNYTESEEIIFKKGSALEIVSGTFSATNNVTIDSGYGHNGPAVILGNGTFQHTQGTFHVNKGAMLGWVNAAGTVNNLTAEGYVYLSNFADLKTTGDTKFTKDSTLWLDFGNYKNFDDVDIFNTLPANGPGSESGAIIGSAGSKFIIENGATLRITNAQEGTNFTFVKGYDQIEKDEGFGTQLGTMKDINLVINTLLEATVVDSADGELTLKIVRNENALPAGSVAGSTIDFVNSLGSDITNTSHSNAGTRYLARLFDPNFNSGTTAVSAAKTIEENAQLSAVSGSAGTAVYAATGASQNTMGRMGIGSSVQVQTVAKKNVLIADASPVPSLGNVFFETVPGWDKGLGVWFNPIYQNSRVRDMESGSSKAGYNANIGGASLGFDYTAAYNDKTDIRVGVQVHGGGGNSHSVDTISYASNDSDFIGGGIYAGVRREMGSGALYVAADLSYTATNNETEAHTNVGGIEADVDSNTFMAGLSAQYDINVNSFIVSPGIGVKYIHLNTDDYHSKVFGEAFFDTKIESQDVLSIPVSIGIAKNFILNNGWNISPSARLGVTFNAGDLDSDSISYLVGTNANPLSLSTTVLDDVVGNGTVGIQFGKNKISFGLDYSLDVSEHVTNHTVGAMVRYSF
- a CDS encoding MerR family transcriptional regulator; this encodes MARVYRIGEAAKILNVKTSVLRFWESEFPQIRPKRTETGQRYYSEKDMHILQKIHTLLYQEGMTINGAKRVLKGSNEPLVDEITLPLEQNTLIPSGFPLEKSGSQYKETLHEIFCELKQLHTILNSNR